The proteins below come from a single Microbulbifer sp. Q7 genomic window:
- a CDS encoding VWA domain-containing protein, which yields MKTVLSTLLIGLCLGAMLSSCGEPVARNQGVYMLVDTSGTYTEELGKAQQVINFTLARLNPGDTFAVASINTGSFSEKNIHAKVTFDDRPSVANRQKQAFQQRIDAFVENAQPAAYTDITGGLLQAVEFLNEKQPGRKTILIFSDLKEEIKEGYNRDLALALNGFDLVALNVTKLNSDNVDPSEYLGRLQQWQEKVEQGGGSWRVVNDLERLEKILP from the coding sequence ATGAAGACTGTCCTCAGTACCCTGTTGATCGGACTATGTCTGGGCGCCATGTTATCCAGTTGCGGTGAGCCCGTGGCGCGTAATCAGGGTGTATACATGCTGGTCGATACCTCCGGCACCTATACCGAAGAGCTAGGTAAGGCGCAGCAGGTCATCAATTTTACCCTGGCGCGACTGAATCCTGGCGACACCTTCGCCGTGGCCAGCATCAATACCGGCAGCTTCAGTGAGAAAAATATTCATGCCAAGGTGACCTTTGACGATCGGCCGAGCGTCGCCAATCGCCAGAAACAGGCGTTCCAGCAACGTATTGATGCCTTTGTGGAAAATGCGCAGCCGGCGGCGTACACGGATATTACCGGCGGCCTGTTGCAGGCGGTGGAGTTCCTGAATGAAAAGCAGCCGGGTCGCAAAACCATCCTGATTTTTTCCGACCTGAAGGAAGAAATAAAAGAGGGCTACAACCGCGACCTCGCGCTGGCATTAAATGGATTTGACCTGGTGGCCCTGAATGTTACCAAGTTGAATAGCGACAACGTCGACCCCAGCGAATATCTCGGGCGCCTGCAGCAGTGGCAGGAAAAGGTAGAGCAGGGCGGTGGTAGCTGGCGCGTGGTCAACGACCTGGAGCGGCTGGAAAAAATCCTGCCGTAA
- a CDS encoding glycerophosphodiester phosphodiesterase: MHLNPSDCWPRIKPRPLVIAHGDEGGRGLYPGNTLLYLREMLALGVDALEIDLNLTADGHLVLLHDPTLERTTDGRGAVTDQTLVELKNLNAAYHWSPDGKAYPYRSNPQPLVTIDEVFAEFPNVRMIIELKNKDHRAASALQRAIVRAGCEARVIVSSFHRGVIREFRRLCPQVNTGATLPEALQFYAAQLVAAERWLTPAYQSMQLPFRYYGLPVFTRRFVRAARRCGLHLSVWTVNEPASMRHFIDLGLDGIVTDRPDRLLSILEE; this comes from the coding sequence ATGCATTTGAACCCTTCTGATTGCTGGCCCCGGATCAAGCCGCGCCCCCTGGTCATTGCCCATGGGGATGAAGGCGGGCGTGGCCTTTACCCGGGGAATACCCTGTTGTACCTGCGCGAGATGCTGGCGCTGGGGGTGGATGCGCTGGAAATTGACCTGAACCTCACCGCTGACGGTCACCTGGTATTACTGCATGACCCGACGCTGGAGCGCACCACCGATGGCCGCGGTGCGGTCACCGACCAAACCCTGGTGGAACTGAAAAACCTGAACGCCGCTTACCACTGGTCACCGGATGGAAAAGCCTATCCTTATCGCAGTAACCCGCAACCGCTGGTCACCATCGATGAAGTGTTCGCTGAATTCCCCAACGTGCGCATGATCATCGAGCTGAAAAACAAGGACCACCGTGCGGCCAGCGCTTTGCAGCGGGCCATCGTTCGCGCGGGATGTGAGGCGCGGGTGATCGTGTCGTCCTTTCACCGCGGAGTGATTCGTGAATTTCGCAGGCTGTGCCCGCAGGTAAACACCGGGGCCACGCTGCCAGAAGCGCTGCAGTTTTACGCGGCGCAGCTGGTGGCTGCCGAGCGATGGCTCACGCCCGCCTACCAATCCATGCAGCTGCCATTCCGTTATTACGGGCTGCCGGTGTTTACGCGGCGGTTTGTACGGGCAGCGCGCCGCTGTGGTCTGCATCTTTCGGTGTGGACCGTGAACGAGCCCGCGTCCATGCGGCACTTTATCGACCTGGGCCTGGACGGTATCGTGACCGATCGCCCGGACAGACTGTTATCCATCCTGGAAGAATGA
- a CDS encoding glycerophosphodiester phosphodiesterase codes for MIKRLLLLLMLALLIFVGWRYLAARPAPDTGLQFPSHPSKGFHRPLVIAHADDSGHGLYPGNTAIFLQKMAEMKVDVLEMDVHATADDALVLMHDATVDRTTDGQGPIRDKTLAELQKLNVAFHWSQDGTRYPYRDNPQRILTVDEVFQRYPRYPMIVELKTPDPEAARALCRKLNAYDKTNLVIVSSFHQQAVDEMREVCPQVATGAGSDEVKIFAAASWLRLFHLLSPRYQALHIPPDYEGIALVGPSSVRQVQNHGVRVDVWTVNEEADMRRLIGHGVDGIMTDRPDRLINLIKELEEFEEMNQ; via the coding sequence ATGATCAAGCGTCTACTGCTGCTCCTGATGCTCGCCCTGCTGATTTTTGTGGGCTGGCGCTATCTTGCGGCGCGCCCTGCGCCCGACACGGGTTTGCAATTCCCGTCCCATCCGAGCAAAGGTTTTCACCGGCCGCTGGTGATCGCCCATGCGGATGATTCTGGTCACGGCCTGTATCCGGGTAATACCGCCATATTCCTGCAGAAGATGGCGGAGATGAAGGTGGATGTTCTGGAGATGGACGTACACGCCACCGCCGACGATGCGCTGGTGCTGATGCACGATGCAACGGTGGACCGTACCACCGACGGGCAGGGGCCCATCCGCGACAAAACCCTGGCGGAGCTGCAGAAGTTGAACGTCGCCTTCCACTGGAGCCAGGACGGTACGCGTTATCCCTATCGCGACAACCCGCAGCGTATTCTCACGGTGGATGAGGTGTTCCAGCGTTATCCCCGCTACCCGATGATCGTCGAGTTGAAAACGCCCGACCCTGAGGCGGCGCGCGCCCTGTGTCGCAAGCTCAACGCGTATGACAAAACCAACCTGGTGATTGTATCGTCCTTCCATCAGCAGGCGGTAGACGAGATGCGGGAGGTATGCCCACAGGTGGCAACCGGAGCCGGCTCCGACGAAGTCAAGATATTCGCCGCGGCGTCCTGGCTGCGGCTGTTTCACCTGCTGAGCCCCCGTTACCAGGCCCTGCATATCCCCCCGGACTACGAAGGCATCGCGCTGGTGGGCCCGAGTTCCGTGCGACAGGTCCAAAATCACGGTGTGCGCGTAGATGTGTGGACCGTCAATGAAGAAGCGGATATGCGCCGCCTGATTGGGCATGGTGTAGATGGGATAATGACCGACAGGCCCGACCGCCTGATCAACCTAATAAAAGAACTGGAAGAGTTTGAGGAGATGAACCAATGA